A genomic window from candidate division WOR-3 bacterium includes:
- a CDS encoding T9SS type A sorting domain-containing protein, producing the protein MFEIILFFSIFNNFTHSDTFYSVFNRNDTIFITGDHGIYLFDFNKDSVFYKFTNSDSIPLYPYYAIFLKDSLLNFTNSENLIVINLKNNKKYFYPPLFLERDFYREIKIKGDTVFLAGNRGLKGIYRNNTIDTSDDSLFFERKNYFPKDTVISLEIIKDTLFIGTKLGLYKIKINLLGIIPPTLHSGILPGKIGDIFILNNKIFVSSDSFLYLYPDSLLTKFPYVINSLIGNSDTLFVGTEGGSYILYNGQKLKFSNFNTKSLIKVKNKIYLLGKGIVIYDYKNSLFLNFKNYFKELTSNSISSVKKFGKYYLFSHDRGIDIFNEKYEKVNKLLGGWIRTLDVNPEIIITSPWCGPIFKIDSLFNIYDTLNLSTCIQLLKFLNDSTFSVLKPAQNSIEIRNLKDEKIKEIFNLGYATDIEKYADFYFVSNTEGNIYKIDKNYNISFVMNTGYPVYDISIYENKIFFATNSGLFEYKLPDFQFIKNYRTFDSYTVSVINDKYGNTYALTRSGLIFISRSGEEKIFESSYNTLTRTESIDFNSQCSASLLYYDNLNEEIIIGTKDGVSIMNLKVFGPSEAEEPIVFPNPFKKDRGFFYIKTKENLKEILIYSPSGRVKKLNFVNSGDRFKVNAFNLERGFYILVIKLDKDTKIKKIICE; encoded by the coding sequence ATGTTTGAAATAATTTTATTTTTTTCAATTTTTAATAATTTTACACATTCAGATACTTTTTACAGTGTTTTTAACAGGAATGATACAATTTTTATAACAGGTGACCACGGTATTTATCTTTTCGACTTTAATAAGGATTCAGTTTTTTATAAATTTACAAATTCTGATTCAATTCCCCTATACCCTTATTATGCTATTTTTTTAAAAGATAGCCTTTTAAATTTTACAAATTCTGAAAATCTTATTGTTATAAATTTAAAAAATAACAAAAAGTATTTTTATCCTCCTCTTTTTCTTGAAAGAGATTTTTATAGGGAAATAAAGATAAAGGGTGATACAGTTTTTTTAGCAGGTAATAGAGGTTTAAAGGGTATTTATAGAAATAACACAATTGATACTTCTGATGATTCACTTTTCTTTGAAAGAAAAAATTATTTTCCTAAGGATACCGTGATTTCTCTTGAAATAATAAAAGATACCTTATTTATTGGAACAAAATTAGGTCTTTATAAAATTAAAATTAATCTCCTCGGAATAATCCCTCCTACTTTACATTCTGGAATTTTACCAGGAAAAATAGGTGATATCTTTATCTTGAATAATAAAATTTTTGTTTCTTCTGATAGTTTTTTGTATTTATATCCTGATTCTCTTTTAACTAAATTTCCGTATGTTATAAATTCTCTAATTGGGAATTCTGACACATTATTTGTAGGGACAGAGGGTGGTTCATATATTTTATATAATGGTCAAAAATTAAAATTCAGTAATTTCAATACGAAAAGTTTAATTAAAGTTAAAAATAAAATTTATCTCCTTGGAAAAGGTATTGTAATTTATGATTATAAAAATTCTTTATTTTTAAATTTCAAAAATTATTTTAAAGAATTAACTTCCAATTCCATTTCTTCTGTTAAAAAGTTTGGAAAATATTACCTTTTTTCCCATGATAGAGGAATTGATATTTTTAATGAAAAATATGAAAAGGTAAATAAATTATTAGGCGGATGGATAAGAACCCTTGATGTAAATCCTGAGATTATAATCACATCACCTTGGTGTGGTCCAATTTTTAAAATTGATTCTCTTTTCAATATTTATGATACTTTAAATCTTTCTACATGCATTCAGCTCTTAAAATTTTTAAATGATTCTACTTTTTCTGTTTTAAAACCTGCACAGAATTCAATAGAAATAAGGAATTTAAAGGATGAGAAAATTAAAGAAATTTTTAACCTTGGTTATGCAACAGATATAGAAAAATATGCTGATTTTTATTTTGTTTCCAATACAGAGGGTAACATTTACAAAATTGATAAAAATTATAATATAAGTTTTGTTATGAATACAGGTTATCCTGTTTACGATATATCAATTTATGAAAATAAGATTTTTTTTGCAACAAATTCAGGTTTATTTGAATACAAATTGCCTGATTTTCAATTTATTAAAAATTATAGGACTTTTGATTCTTATACTGTTTCAGTAATAAATGATAAATATGGAAATACTTATGCTCTTACAAGAAGTGGATTAATCTTTATATCAAGAAGTGGTGAGGAAAAAATTTTTGAATCTTCCTATAATACTCTTACAAGGACTGAAAGTATTGATTTTAATTCTCAGTGTTCTGCCTCTCTTTTATATTATGATAATTTGAATGAGGAAATAATAATTGGTACAAAGGATGGAGTCTCAATTATGAATTTAAAAGTTTTTGGACCTTCTGAAGCAGAAGAACCTATAGTTTTCCCCAATCCTTTTAAAAAAGACAGGGGTTTCTTTTATATAAAAACAAAAGAAAATTTAAAGGAGATTCTTATCTATTCACCCTCTGGAAGGGTTAAAAAATTGAATTTTGTAAACTCAGGAGACAGATTTAAGGTTAATGCTTTTAATCTTGAAAGAGGTTTTTATATTTTAGTTATA
- a CDS encoding TIGR01212 family radical SAM protein (This family includes YhcC from E. coli K-12, an uncharacterized radical SAM protein.), translated as MKDIVKFFDYNLRYNKFSEHLKNLFGEKVWKISVDAGFKCPPQAKCIYCYNPSFVPETARRKVPLKEQILKGMEIIRNRRKVNKFIVYFQAFTNTYGDIEFMRKVYYEALNTHPDIVGISIGTRSDTVGDEVLELLYELNKKTYLWVELGLQSANDKTMEITKRGHNVKNFEEAVFKLKEKNIRVMAHVIIGLPGDTYDDWMNTAFFLNKLKIDGVKIHPLHIVKYTELENWYREGKYKPLEMEEYINAACDFIERLEENILIARLTGEAPFNLLVAPDWCKNKMIVLNKIERELEKRESFQGKYLEDLKTFTLKNP; from the coding sequence ATGAAAGATATTGTTAAATTTTTTGATTATAATTTAAGGTATAATAAATTTTCAGAACATCTTAAGAATCTTTTCGGAGAAAAAGTTTGGAAAATTTCAGTGGATGCAGGTTTTAAATGTCCACCACAGGCGAAGTGTATTTACTGCTATAACCCCTCTTTTGTCCCTGAAACAGCAAGAAGAAAAGTGCCTTTAAAAGAACAGATTTTAAAGGGTATGGAAATAATTAGAAATAGAAGAAAGGTTAATAAATTCATTGTTTATTTTCAAGCCTTCACAAATACTTATGGTGATATAGAATTCATGAGAAAAGTTTATTATGAAGCATTAAACACCCATCCTGATATTGTTGGAATTTCAATTGGAACAAGAAGTGATACCGTAGGAGATGAAGTTTTGGAACTTCTTTATGAACTTAATAAGAAAACTTATTTGTGGGTTGAACTGGGTCTTCAATCAGCAAATGATAAAACAATGGAAATAACAAAAAGGGGGCACAATGTTAAAAATTTTGAGGAAGCTGTTTTTAAATTAAAGGAAAAAAATATTAGGGTTATGGCTCATGTTATAATAGGTCTTCCCGGTGATACATATGATGACTGGATGAATACAGCTTTTTTTTTAAATAAATTGAAAATTGACGGAGTTAAAATTCATCCCTTGCATATCGTTAAATATACTGAACTTGAGAATTGGTACAGGGAAGGAAAGTATAAACCCCTTGAAATGGAGGAGTATATAAATGCTGCATGTGATTTTATTGAAAGACTGGAAGAAAATATATTAATCGCAAGATTAACAGGTGAAGCTCCTTTTAATTTGTTAGTTGCACCTGATTGGTGTAAAAATAAAATGATTGTATTAAATAAAATTGAAAGGGAACTGGAGAAAAGGGAGAGTTTCCAGGGTAAATACCTTGAAGATTTAAAAACTTTTACTTTGAAAAATCCATAA
- a CDS encoding GDP-mannose 4,6-dehydratase: MNIYLVTGGAGFIGSNFVRYLIKKEKDAKIIVYDSLEYSGHPFNLYPYLNEENIFYAGFGKDIYKVEKNFIKSNYKVLKEKDLEKEIKKFLEGEGKIFLLVASVTNVKPLKLVMKYSNNIFHFAAETHVDRSILYPHRFIFTDILGTYFLIDIFREIHGEKGKFIHISTDEVYGEILKGKAKENHPFYPSSPYSASKASADRIVYSYYKTYRIPAIIVRPANVFGERQFPEKFIPLSIMKVLMKEKIPLYGDGNQKRSWIYIEDAVRAIYLVYKKGKIGEEYNIPGSTEIKNIRLAELICKLGGLNKEEGIEFIKDRPGHDRRYSMDGKKIFELGFKPEWKFKDALKKTFEFYKENFNFYKELLLNKKVKNFLEKWYSRLRK; the protein is encoded by the coding sequence ATGAATATTTACCTTGTAACAGGTGGAGCTGGTTTTATTGGTTCTAATTTTGTGAGATATTTGATAAAAAAGGAAAAGGATGCAAAAATAATTGTCTATGATTCTCTTGAATATTCAGGCCACCCTTTTAATCTTTATCCCTACCTTAATGAGGAAAATATATTTTATGCTGGCTTTGGTAAGGATATTTACAAGGTTGAAAAAAATTTTATAAAAAGTAATTATAAAGTTCTGAAAGAAAAAGATCTGGAAAAAGAAATAAAAAAATTTCTTGAAGGTGAGGGAAAGATTTTTCTTCTTGTAGCTTCCGTTACAAATGTAAAGCCATTAAAACTTGTTATGAAATACTCAAATAATATTTTTCATTTTGCTGCAGAAACCCATGTTGATAGGTCAATTCTTTATCCACATAGATTCATTTTTACAGATATACTGGGGACTTACTTTTTAATTGATATTTTCAGAGAAATTCACGGAGAAAAGGGAAAGTTTATACATATATCAACAGATGAAGTTTATGGAGAAATTTTGAAAGGAAAAGCAAAAGAAAATCACCCTTTTTATCCCTCAAGCCCTTATTCTGCAAGTAAGGCAAGTGCTGACAGGATTGTTTATTCTTATTATAAAACTTACAGAATACCTGCAATCATAGTAAGACCTGCTAATGTTTTTGGAGAAAGACAGTTTCCTGAAAAATTTATACCCCTTTCTATTATGAAGGTGTTGATGAAAGAAAAAATTCCCCTCTATGGAGATGGAAATCAGAAAAGAAGCTGGATTTATATAGAAGATGCAGTAAGGGCTATATACCTTGTTTATAAAAAGGGTAAAATTGGTGAGGAGTATAACATACCTGGTAGCACCGAAATAAAAAATATCAGGCTCGCTGAACTTATATGTAAATTAGGAGGATTAAATAAAGAGGAAGGCATTGAGTTTATTAAGGATAGACCTGGTCATGACAGGAGATATTCAATGGATGGCAAGAAAATATTTGAACTTGGTTTTAAGCCTGAATGGAAATTTAAAGATGCTCTTAAAAAAACCTTTGAATTTTATAAGGAAAATTTTAATTTTTATAAAGAATTACTCTTAAATAAGAAAGTTAAGAATTTTTTGGAAAAGTGGTACAGCAGATTGCGAAAATGA
- a CDS encoding ABC transporter ATP-binding protein, protein MKIEVKSIYAGYKDPPVLRGVSFYLKKGEILSILGKNGTGKTTLLRVLSGILKPLKGEINFDGKNIFKMDPFERAKKISYLPQFYESDVPFTVYEMVELGFYPYTKVDKEKLDYFLRIFDIYELKNKKFSELSGGQKQKVLLARSLVKDPELILLDEPSLHLDFENTFLIFDIMKNILKRENKNLIFVIHDINIAIKFSDYFLFLKENGNTLFVEKNKIFEKKEIISEYLGFNVKIFNLEGENFIFYR, encoded by the coding sequence ATCAAGATTGAGGTAAAATCTATTTACGCCGGTTATAAAGACCCCCCTGTATTAAGGGGGGTCTCCTTTTATTTAAAAAAGGGTGAAATTCTTTCAATTCTTGGGAAAAATGGAACAGGTAAAACTACACTTTTAAGGGTTCTTTCCGGTATATTAAAACCCTTAAAAGGTGAGATTAATTTTGATGGAAAGAATATTTTTAAAATGGATCCTTTTGAAAGAGCAAAAAAAATTTCCTATTTACCCCAATTTTATGAATCTGATGTTCCTTTTACAGTTTATGAAATGGTTGAACTCGGTTTTTATCCTTATACAAAAGTTGATAAAGAAAAGTTAGATTATTTTTTAAGAATTTTTGATATTTATGAATTAAAAAATAAAAAGTTTTCAGAACTTTCAGGTGGTCAGAAACAAAAGGTTCTTCTTGCAAGATCTCTTGTTAAGGACCCTGAACTTATTCTTCTTGATGAGCCAAGTCTTCATCTTGATTTTGAAAATACCTTTTTAATTTTTGATATTATGAAGAATATTCTTAAAAGAGAAAATAAAAATTTAATTTTTGTAATACATGATATTAATATTGCTATTAAATTTTCTGATTATTTTCTTTTTCTAAAAGAAAATGGAAATACGCTTTTTGTGGAAAAAAATAAAATTTTTGAGAAAAAAGAAATTATTAGTGAATATCTTGGTTTTAATGTTAAAATTTTTAATTTAGAAGGAGAAAATTTTATCTTTTATAGATGA
- a CDS encoding DUF4384 domain-containing protein: MKKLILILAIQFLALKAGMVDVWVEGGPKSIYTAGERLKINVISKVDGYLYLYNIDPNGRTKLIFPAGKPVYIHAGVHYVLPDDFYDDIEWTSSYDPGIEYIYAVVVPYPIYDMPLDCFEPLPPESYIYYDYDDIRFALVFSFRPPFWFPRVYFGAWTSYYIIPRYYVYHPAPWYCYDCHHPHVFIHFYFDFCPLYEIRVYEYRYIYVPRYIKYAPPRYRIRTRWEFTKEITPEKRSRLQEVEKETRIRVREIGIVEGKPVRDLVKEQEVKRSYEKERIRESKGEIKTKPEHEQKRIRETEVERKREYKEYEGKNIYESDIRKVKENKEMEKEESEDYRKRVTTPIKSQELRKERESRIQREQETRIHREKFETELKKGGVLPQNKSGTKRTRR; this comes from the coding sequence ATGAAAAAGTTAATTTTAATATTAGCTATCCAATTCCTTGCCTTAAAGGCAGGAATGGTGGATGTCTGGGTTGAAGGTGGTCCAAAGTCTATATATACAGCTGGTGAAAGATTAAAAATTAATGTTATTTCAAAAGTAGATGGTTATCTTTACTTATATAATATTGACCCAAATGGAAGAACTAAATTAATATTTCCTGCCGGAAAACCTGTATACATACATGCAGGTGTCCATTATGTTTTACCCGATGATTTTTACGATGATATTGAATGGACTTCTTCTTATGATCCAGGTATTGAATATATTTATGCAGTTGTTGTTCCTTATCCAATTTATGATATGCCCCTTGATTGTTTTGAACCTTTACCACCTGAATCTTATATATATTATGATTATGATGATATAAGATTTGCTCTCGTTTTCAGTTTCAGACCACCCTTCTGGTTCCCAAGGGTTTATTTTGGCGCATGGACAAGTTATTATATAATTCCAAGGTATTATGTATATCATCCGGCACCATGGTATTGTTACGATTGCCATCATCCCCATGTTTTTATTCACTTTTATTTTGATTTCTGTCCATTATATGAAATAAGGGTTTATGAATATAGATATATTTATGTTCCAAGGTATATAAAATATGCACCTCCCAGATACAGAATAAGAACAAGATGGGAATTTACAAAAGAAATTACACCTGAAAAGAGAAGTCGTCTACAGGAGGTAGAAAAAGAAACAAGGATAAGGGTAAGAGAGATAGGAATTGTTGAAGGTAAACCTGTAAGGGATTTAGTTAAAGAACAAGAAGTTAAAAGGAGTTATGAAAAAGAAAGAATAAGGGAATCTAAAGGAGAAATAAAGACTAAACCAGAACATGAACAAAAAAGAATCAGGGAAACTGAAGTTGAAAGGAAAAGGGAATATAAGGAATATGAAGGAAAAAATATTTATGAGTCAGATATCAGAAAGGTAAAAGAAAATAAAGAGATGGAAAAGGAAGAATCAGAGGATTACAGAAAAAGAGTTACTACTCCTATAAAAAGCCAGGAATTAAGAAAGGAAAGAGAAAGTAGAATTCAAAGAGAACAAGAAACCAGAATTCACAGGGAAAAGTTTGAAACTGAATTGAAAAAAGGCGGAGTTTTACCTCAAAATAAATCAGGAACAAAAAGGACAAGGAGATGA
- a CDS encoding 4Fe-4S binding protein has translation MTYIICEPCIGVKDTACVEVCPVDCIHPRKDEPEYESSDQLYINPQVCIDCGACESVCPVQAIYAEDAVPEKWKSFIKKNYEHYGLTAP, from the coding sequence ATGACATATATTATTTGCGAACCCTGTATTGGAGTTAAGGATACAGCTTGTGTAGAGGTTTGCCCGGTGGATTGCATACATCCAAGAAAAGATGAACCCGAGTACGAAAGCTCAGATCAGCTTTATATAAATCCACAGGTTTGCATTGATTGCGGAGCCTGTGAATCAGTCTGTCCGGTTCAAGCGATCTATGCGGAAGATGCTGTTCCAGAAAAGTGGAAGAGCTTTATTAAAAAGAATTACGAACATTACGGTTTAACTGCTCCTTAA
- a CDS encoding thiamine pyrophosphate-dependent enzyme produces MEKLLNFEITSVKAYEGKKSTWCPGCGDFGVLAALKQALFELGISPYDAVVISGIGCSSKFPDYINTNAFHTIHGRLLPVATGVKLANQKLNVIVTGGDGDGYGIGGNHFMHAARRNINLTYIVMNNEIYALTKGQVAPTSPYGFVKGTTPYGSKDNPIEPCLISLSAGATFVARGFSGDTKNLKEYIKEGIKHKGFSHIDVLSPCVTFNEEYSYDYFRENIELLNGPFARREEAIAKIMETWRKGKIPVGIFYVEEKKHYELDIFGKEDYSIVEEFKTQKMPLKEELLKLIENKK; encoded by the coding sequence ATGGAAAAACTTTTAAATTTTGAAATAACTTCAGTTAAAGCTTATGAGGGTAAAAAGAGTACTTGGTGCCCTGGTTGTGGTGATTTTGGAGTTCTTGCTGCTTTAAAACAAGCACTTTTTGAACTTGGAATTTCACCTTATGATGCAGTAGTTATAAGTGGAATTGGCTGTTCTTCAAAATTTCCTGATTATATAAATACCAACGCCTTCCATACAATCCATGGAAGACTTCTTCCTGTTGCTACCGGAGTTAAACTTGCAAATCAGAAATTAAATGTAATAGTTACAGGTGGAGACGGTGATGGTTACGGAATAGGTGGTAACCACTTTATGCATGCCGCCAGGAGGAATATAAACCTTACTTATATTGTTATGAATAATGAAATTTACGCTCTAACTAAAGGCCAAGTCGCACCTACCTCTCCCTATGGTTTTGTAAAAGGGACAACTCCTTATGGTTCAAAGGATAATCCTATAGAGCCCTGTTTAATATCTCTTTCAGCAGGAGCAACATTTGTAGCAAGGGGTTTTTCAGGTGATACAAAAAATTTAAAGGAATATATAAAAGAAGGTATAAAACATAAAGGCTTTTCCCATATTGATGTACTCTCTCCTTGTGTTACCTTTAATGAAGAATATTCTTATGATTATTTCAGGGAAAATATAGAGTTATTAAATGGACCATTTGCAAGGAGAGAAGAAGCAATTGCTAAAATTATGGAAACATGGAGAAAAGGTAAGATTCCTGTTGGAATTTTTTATGTTGAGGAGAAAAAGCATTATGAATTGGATATCTTTGGAAAAGAAGATTACTCAATAGTAGAGGAATTTAAAACACAAAAAATGCCTTTAAAAGAAGAACTTTTAAAGTTGATAGAAAACAAAAAATAA